From a region of the Coprococcus comes ATCC 27758 genome:
- a CDS encoding aspartate aminotransferase family protein, whose amino-acid sequence MKLKDTGLTAEELKDIVKKYMVETYARYDFIAERAEGMYLYDEKGVAYLDFYGGVAVNTPGNRNPKVVAAVKDQLDDIMHTFNYPYTIPQALLAKKICDTIGMDKIFFQNSGTEANECMIKMARKYGVEKYGPEHYHIVTAINGFHGRTYGALSATGQPDNACQLGFKPMLPGFSYAEYNNLEDFKSKVTDNTIAIMIEPVQGEGGVHPATQEFIEGLRKLCDERGMLLLLDEVQTGWGRTGSPMAFMGYGVKPDCVTMAKAMGGGMPIGACCASEEVAAVFTSGTHGSTYGGHPLACAASLASISEILDRDLSGNAKVMGEYMKEKLAELPHVKEARGKGLLVGCEYDIPIALEVKWACFRRRLLITAIGDSVNRMIPPLILAKEHVDQAIEIMRDAINEAAAKYEVDQKTA is encoded by the coding sequence ATGAAACTCAAAGACACAGGACTCACAGCAGAAGAATTAAAGGACATTGTAAAAAAATATATGGTAGAAACCTATGCAAGATATGATTTTATCGCAGAACGTGCAGAAGGTATGTATCTCTACGATGAAAAAGGGGTAGCTTACCTCGACTTTTATGGTGGAGTTGCCGTAAATACACCAGGTAACAGAAATCCGAAGGTTGTCGCAGCAGTAAAAGACCAGCTTGATGACATCATGCATACATTCAATTACCCATACACAATTCCACAGGCACTTCTCGCAAAGAAGATCTGTGACACGATCGGAATGGATAAGATTTTCTTCCAGAACTCAGGAACAGAAGCCAACGAATGTATGATCAAGATGGCAAGAAAATACGGCGTTGAAAAATATGGCCCGGAACATTACCATATCGTAACAGCAATCAATGGTTTTCACGGAAGAACATACGGAGCACTTTCCGCAACAGGACAGCCGGATAACGCATGCCAGCTTGGATTTAAACCGATGCTTCCGGGATTCTCCTACGCAGAATATAACAACCTTGAAGATTTCAAGTCAAAAGTAACAGATAACACGATCGCGATCATGATCGAGCCGGTACAGGGCGAAGGTGGTGTACATCCGGCAACACAGGAATTTATCGAAGGACTTCGTAAACTCTGTGATGAAAGAGGTATGCTTCTCCTTCTCGATGAAGTACAGACCGGATGGGGACGTACAGGATCTCCAATGGCATTCATGGGATATGGTGTAAAACCTGACTGTGTAACGATGGCAAAAGCTATGGGAGGCGGAATGCCGATCGGTGCATGCTGCGCAAGCGAAGAAGTAGCTGCAGTATTTACATCAGGAACACATGGCTCTACATACGGTGGACATCCACTTGCATGTGCCGCATCTCTTGCTTCCATTTCTGAAATCCTCGACAGAGATTTAAGTGGAAATGCAAAAGTAATGGGTGAATACATGAAAGAAAAACTTGCAGAGCTTCCACATGTAAAAGAAGCAAGAGGAAAAGGACTTCTGGTAGGATGCGAATACGATATTCCGATCGCTCTTGAAGTAAAATGGGCATGCTTCAGAAGAAGACTTCTGATCACAGCGATCGGCGACAGCGTAAACCGTATGATCCCGCCACTGATCCTTGCAAAAGAACACGTAGATCAGGCAATCGAGATCATGAGAGATGCAATCAACGAAGCTGCTGCAAAATATGAGGTAGATCAGAAGACTGCATAG
- a CDS encoding D-alanyl-D-alanine carboxypeptidase family protein: protein MRKFLAGLLGMVLCVQTVYGIPVRAADVFEPGERPKAMQDVIRQEDPEQTNRDNSGNLTGLELSAESAVIMEASGGQVLLEKNADEKKPPASVTKVMTLLLIFDALADGTITPDTEVTTSEYAASMGGSQVFLEAGEKQTVDTMIKCIAVASANDACVAMAEKIAGSEPAFVEKMNQRSAGLGMTNTHFVNCNGLDTEGHLTTARDIALMSRELITKYPQIEDYSTIWMENITHTTAKGSSEFGLSNTNKLIRQYEYATGLKTGSTSGAKFCLSATARKDGVNMIAVVMAEPDSKTRIKDAIAMLNYGFGKCSIYQDEKALEKIVYAEVKHGMQEKAKGETLEGFRYVDTSGSDLSAVEKEVQIQKQTAPVKKGDQIGEVIYRLNEKTIGSVPVYATEGVGELTFGGAFLKILEEMMV, encoded by the coding sequence ATGCGCAAATTTCTGGCAGGTCTGCTTGGCATGGTTCTGTGCGTGCAGACCGTATATGGGATCCCGGTCCGGGCGGCAGATGTTTTCGAGCCGGGAGAAAGACCGAAAGCTATGCAGGATGTGATCCGGCAGGAGGATCCGGAGCAGACGAACAGAGACAATTCGGGCAATCTGACCGGTCTGGAACTATCTGCTGAGTCCGCAGTTATTATGGAAGCTTCCGGAGGTCAGGTTCTCTTAGAAAAAAATGCGGATGAGAAAAAGCCCCCGGCGAGTGTGACAAAGGTTATGACGCTGCTTCTGATCTTTGATGCACTGGCAGACGGAACGATCACGCCGGATACCGAAGTCACAACTTCTGAGTACGCTGCATCGATGGGCGGATCCCAGGTATTTCTGGAAGCTGGTGAGAAGCAGACTGTGGATACAATGATCAAGTGCATTGCTGTGGCAAGTGCCAATGATGCCTGCGTGGCGATGGCAGAAAAGATTGCCGGGAGTGAACCGGCTTTTGTGGAAAAGATGAATCAGAGATCGGCAGGACTTGGAATGACGAATACCCATTTTGTCAACTGTAATGGACTGGACACGGAAGGGCATCTGACGACAGCGAGAGACATTGCACTGATGTCACGGGAACTGATCACGAAGTATCCACAGATCGAGGACTACTCAACGATCTGGATGGAAAATATTACCCACACTACGGCAAAGGGCAGCAGTGAATTCGGACTGAGTAATACCAACAAACTGATCCGGCAGTATGAATACGCAACCGGACTGAAGACCGGATCCACAAGCGGTGCGAAGTTCTGCCTGTCTGCAACGGCAAGAAAAGACGGGGTCAATATGATTGCGGTTGTGATGGCAGAGCCGGATTCTAAGACACGGATAAAGGATGCCATTGCCATGTTAAACTATGGCTTTGGGAAATGCAGTATTTACCAGGATGAAAAGGCACTGGAAAAAATTGTGTATGCCGAAGTGAAACATGGAATGCAGGAGAAGGCAAAGGGAGAGACGCTGGAGGGCTTCCGGTATGTGGATACCAGTGGATCAGATCTGTCTGCCGTGGAAAAAGAGGTACAGATACAGAAACAGACTGCCCCGGTAAAGAAAGGCGACCAGATCGGAGAAGTCATTTACCGGCTGAATGAGAAAACCATCGGAAGCGTTCCGGTTTATGCGACAGAAGGTGTCGGGGAGTTGACATTTGGGGGCGCATTCCTTAAAATTCTGGAAGAAATGATGGTATAA
- a CDS encoding metallophosphoesterase, which produces MKATGIIVLILVIFAAAVLAEVWRELHCFKITRYRIRTSKIKGDAGKVRIAFLSDLHNHVYGKENEELLLAIREAKPDLILAGGDMLVGKAGRDWTAAADLMKKLPQIAPVWCCNGNHEQRMHEQQEIYGKEYGYYENELKKAGIHVLVNGSEEIPVNGMKLRLYGMELPFGCYKKGWKVCPLTTGEMEERIGSAETDAYCILMAHHPLYAETYWKWGADLVLSGHLHGGIARFPLLGGVISPQFRLFPRYSGDCYEKDGKYIVVSKGLGTHTINFRFWNPAELVVLDIIPAFLYNK; this is translated from the coding sequence ATGAAGGCAACAGGGATTATCGTATTGATACTGGTGATTTTTGCAGCAGCAGTTCTTGCAGAAGTATGGCGGGAGCTGCACTGCTTCAAGATTACAAGATACCGGATCAGAACCAGTAAAATAAAGGGAGATGCCGGAAAAGTACGGATTGCTTTCTTAAGTGATCTGCATAATCATGTCTATGGAAAAGAGAATGAGGAGCTGCTTTTGGCGATCAGGGAAGCAAAGCCGGATCTGATACTGGCAGGCGGCGATATGCTGGTCGGGAAAGCCGGAAGAGACTGGACAGCGGCAGCGGATTTGATGAAAAAACTTCCACAGATCGCACCGGTCTGGTGCTGTAATGGCAATCATGAGCAGAGAATGCATGAGCAGCAGGAGATTTACGGCAAAGAATATGGATATTATGAGAATGAACTGAAAAAGGCAGGGATTCATGTCCTGGTGAATGGATCAGAAGAGATCCCGGTAAACGGGATGAAGCTGCGCTTATATGGGATGGAGCTTCCATTTGGATGCTATAAAAAAGGATGGAAGGTGTGTCCGCTTACGACTGGCGAGATGGAAGAACGGATTGGCAGTGCAGAGACGGACGCATACTGCATTTTAATGGCACATCATCCGCTTTACGCAGAAACCTACTGGAAGTGGGGAGCAGACCTGGTGCTGTCCGGACATTTACATGGCGGGATTGCCAGATTTCCACTGCTTGGCGGTGTGATCAGTCCGCAGTTCCGTCTGTTTCCACGCTACAGCGGGGACTGTTATGAAAAAGACGGGAAATATATTGTGGTCAGCAAAGGGCTTGGAACCCACACAATCAATTTCCGCTTCTGGAATCCGGCAGAGTTAGTCGTACTTGATATCATCCCGGCTTTCCTGTATAATAAATAA
- a CDS encoding segregation and condensation protein A: MGKGIPVKLQVFEGPLDLLLHLIDKNKIDIYDIPIVEITNQYMEYIQAMDRADLNVMSEFLVMAATLLDIKCKMLLPKEVNEEGEEEDPRQELVEQLLQYKMYKYMSYELRDRQVDGEKLFYKGATIPDEVKEYEEPVDLDTLLDGLTLTKLNDIFQDILKRQADKTDPIRSKFGKIEKEEVTLPEKLEYVYEYAKVHHRFSFRDLLKKQASKVQIIVTFLAVLELMKTGEIQVYQEHTFDDIIITSDEGLRQGV; encoded by the coding sequence ATGGGAAAAGGAATACCGGTAAAGCTGCAGGTTTTTGAGGGACCTCTGGATCTGCTCTTACATTTGATCGATAAAAATAAAATAGACATCTACGATATTCCGATCGTAGAGATCACCAACCAGTATATGGAATATATCCAGGCGATGGACAGAGCAGACCTGAATGTCATGAGTGAATTTCTGGTCATGGCGGCGACACTTCTGGACATCAAATGCAAGATGCTTCTTCCAAAGGAAGTCAATGAAGAGGGCGAGGAAGAAGATCCGCGTCAGGAACTGGTAGAGCAGCTTTTGCAGTACAAGATGTACAAATATATGTCTTATGAACTGCGTGACCGCCAGGTGGACGGAGAAAAGCTGTTCTATAAGGGAGCGACCATTCCGGATGAAGTAAAGGAATACGAAGAACCGGTAGATCTGGATACGCTTCTTGACGGGCTGACCCTGACGAAGCTGAATGATATTTTTCAGGATATCCTGAAAAGACAGGCAGATAAGACGGATCCGATCCGAAGTAAGTTCGGCAAGATCGAGAAAGAAGAGGTTACGCTTCCGGAGAAACTGGAATATGTTTATGAGTATGCAAAGGTACATCACAGATTCAGTTTCCGGGATCTCCTGAAAAAGCAGGCATCCAAGGTACAGATCATTGTCACCTTCCTGGCGGTGCTGGAGCTGATGAAGACAGGAGAGATACAGGTATATCAGGAACATACGTTTGATGATATCATCATTACATCGGACGAGGGACTGCGGCAAGGAGTATAG
- the scpB gene encoding SMC-Scp complex subunit ScpB, with protein sequence MRTKQLESIIEAILFTMGDSVEVNKIASAIEQDVPTTEKLIHNMMDKYQKEERGIRIIELDHAYQLCSKPEMYEYLIRIAKQPKKYVLTDVMLETLSIIAYRQPITKLEIEKIRGVKSDHAVNKLIEYNLVCELGRLDAPGRPLLFGTTEEFLRRFSVQSLDDLPGIEPEKLETFKEEAEDEAQIRLNI encoded by the coding sequence ATGAGAACAAAACAGTTGGAGAGTATCATAGAGGCAATCCTGTTCACTATGGGAGATTCGGTCGAGGTGAATAAGATCGCATCCGCGATCGAGCAGGATGTGCCGACGACGGAGAAACTTATCCATAATATGATGGACAAGTATCAGAAAGAGGAGCGTGGCATCCGGATCATCGAACTGGATCATGCATATCAGCTCTGTAGCAAACCGGAGATGTATGAGTATCTGATCCGGATCGCAAAGCAGCCGAAAAAGTATGTCCTGACAGATGTCATGCTGGAGACGCTTTCAATCATTGCTTACCGTCAGCCGATCACCAAGCTGGAGATTGAGAAGATTCGCGGAGTCAAATCGGATCATGCGGTAAACAAGCTGATCGAGTACAATCTGGTCTGCGAGCTTGGGCGCCTTGATGCACCGGGACGTCCGCTGCTTTTTGGAACAACCGAAGAATTTCTGCGCAGATTCAGTGTGCAGTCTTTAGATGATCTCCCGGGCATTGAACCGGAGAAGCTGGAGACATTCAAAGAAGAAGCGGAAGATGAGGCACAGATCCGGCTGAATATTTAA
- a CDS encoding D-alanyl-D-alanine carboxypeptidase family protein has translation MKKKEKKRNGIPARTRRGILAACMVFFFSLQIFQGKMLWRESTGESPGKVLSGKVPAEENERTQIMETTQQKEPVSDAQTAQEKETREQERKQLLTRLYARSAALVDADSGRVLLGKEEHVMRPMASTTKIMTCILALEKGNPKDLVTASANAVAQPKVHLGMHEGEAFYLGDLLYSLMLESHNDSAVAIAEHLAGSVPQFAGWMNEKAEEIGCTEAHFVTPNGLDEEDVGGVHSISAADLAKIMSYCVLRSPKAAEFLAITQMPAYSFSDAEGKGNFSCSNHNAFLQMMDGAISGKTGFTGDAGYCYVGALQSEGRTFVVALLACGWPNNKNYKWTDTRKLMEYGMAHYRYAEVWKIPELSKIPVENSVSKNGLFGKTAVEVEIKGKESPGKILVGDDDVAEEKTEVPEKLDAPVKSGTPVGQITYLLNGEKWGSCQAVVKETVRRRTFTWIAMKMCEMFYQFNF, from the coding sequence ATGAAAAAGAAAGAAAAGAAGAGGAATGGAATACCGGCACGGACCAGAAGAGGGATTCTGGCAGCGTGCATGGTATTCTTTTTTAGTTTGCAGATTTTTCAAGGAAAGATGCTATGGAGAGAATCCACAGGAGAAAGTCCGGGTAAGGTCTTATCCGGGAAAGTGCCTGCGGAAGAAAATGAACGGACACAGATAATGGAGACTACGCAGCAAAAGGAACCGGTCTCGGATGCACAGACTGCACAGGAAAAAGAAACCCGTGAGCAGGAAAGGAAGCAGCTTCTTACTCGGCTCTATGCCCGTTCCGCTGCGCTGGTGGATGCGGACAGCGGCAGGGTTCTGCTCGGAAAAGAAGAGCATGTAATGCGCCCGATGGCAAGTACAACGAAGATCATGACCTGCATTCTTGCGCTGGAAAAGGGAAATCCGAAGGACCTGGTGACAGCCTCTGCAAATGCGGTCGCACAGCCGAAGGTTCATCTGGGAATGCACGAAGGGGAAGCGTTTTATCTGGGGGATCTTCTATATTCCCTGATGCTGGAATCCCATAATGATTCTGCAGTGGCGATCGCGGAACACCTTGCAGGATCCGTTCCGCAATTTGCCGGGTGGATGAATGAAAAGGCAGAAGAGATCGGATGCACTGAGGCACATTTTGTTACGCCAAACGGATTGGATGAAGAGGATGTGGGCGGTGTGCACAGCATTTCAGCTGCAGATCTGGCAAAAATCATGAGCTACTGTGTCTTGCGTTCTCCCAAAGCTGCAGAATTTCTTGCAATCACGCAAATGCCGGCATACAGCTTTTCTGATGCTGAGGGAAAGGGGAATTTTAGCTGCAGCAACCACAATGCATTTCTTCAGATGATGGATGGCGCGATTTCCGGGAAAACAGGGTTTACCGGGGATGCCGGATACTGCTATGTAGGGGCTTTGCAGAGTGAGGGCCGCACATTTGTAGTGGCACTGCTTGCCTGTGGCTGGCCAAACAACAAGAATTATAAATGGACAGATACCAGAAAACTGATGGAGTACGGAATGGCACATTATCGTTATGCTGAGGTGTGGAAAATACCGGAGCTTTCGAAAATACCCGTGGAAAACAGTGTTTCCAAAAATGGTTTGTTTGGAAAAACAGCAGTGGAAGTGGAAATCAAAGGAAAAGAAAGTCCGGGTAAGATTCTGGTCGGAGATGATGATGTGGCAGAAGAAAAGACAGAAGTACCGGAAAAACTGGATGCGCCGGTGAAAAGCGGAACACCGGTCGGACAGATCACGTATCTCTTAAACGGGGAGAAATGGGGGAGCTGCCAGGCTGTTGTAAAAGAAACAGTCAGACGGAGAACATTTACCTGGATAGCCATGAAAATGTGTGAAATGTTTTACCAATTTAATTTTTAA